In Patescibacteria group bacterium, the genomic stretch TGGGTGCGCGCCTTTTTTTGTTACAATTTCTATAATGTCTCCCGTTTTTAATTTAGTATCCAACGATACCATCTTTCCGTTTATTTTTACCCCGGAGAGGTGGTTGCCGATATCCGTGTGAATCACGTAAGCAAAATCAATAGGAGATGATTCTTCCGGCAGATCAATCACGTCCCCATCGGGAGTGAACACGAAGACACGATCTTTGAAGAATTCAGTCCGCAGGTGTTCCATGAATTCTCCCGATTGGGGTACATTTTTCTGCCACTCCAAAAGCTGTTTGATCCAGGGCAATTGTTTTTCAAAGCGTTTTTGCAGGTGCTCTGTGCCGTCTTCCGTTTCCTTGTACGAAAGGTGTGAAGCGATACCATATTCAGCTTCGTCGTGCATTTCTTTGGTACGAATTTGGATCTCAGCAATGCCTCCATCGCCCGTAAAGATGGTAGTGTGCAGACTTTGGTAGCCATTCAATTTCGGGGTTGCAATGTAATCTTTGATTCGCCCGGGAAGCGGTCTCCATATGTTATGGACAATGCCGAGCACGCTGTAGCAGTCTCCGACTGTGGGCACTAAAACGCGTAGCGCAACGACGTCGTGGATCTTATCAATATCCATTTCATTGCGCTGAAGTTTTTTGAACAAGCTGTACATGCGCTTAATGCGATAGTCTATTTTGACGTGGGTGTGACCCTGTTCGGCAAGCTTTTTTGAGAGCGAGCGGTGTATTTTTTCAAGATACTGCTGATTCAGTTTGCTTTTCTGCTTGAGCAGTTCCGTCACTTTTTTGTATTCTTCGGGATAGGCGTAGGGAAACGCGTAATCCTCCATTTCACCTCGCAGGTGTCCCATTCCAAGGCGGTCCGCAAGAGGTACGAATATCTCCAGTGTTTCTATCGCGATACGCGCTCTTTTTTCGGGAGAAGCATGCCCCGCGAGCGTCCGTACGTTATGGAGCCGGTCCGCAAGGCGAATGATGAGTACTCGGGCATCTTCTGCAGTTGCCACGAAAAGTTTTCGCAAACTCTCGGTGTGCCGCTCAAGACCGCGATATTTGAGTTTTCCCAACTTGGTAACCCCGTTGATCAGGAAAAAAATTCCCTCACCGAATTCTTTTTTGAGGTCTTCCGCCGAAAGCCGCCCGTCTTCCAGGGTATCATGCAAGAGTCCTGCCGCAATTGACTCTGCGCACATGTGCAGTTGTGCCAGTGTTTTGGCTGTTTCAAAGACGTGTTCAATGTAGGGTTCCCCCGTGAGACGCGTCTGTCCTTCGTGCGCTTTTTGCGCCACGGCAAAAGCCTTTGTGACAAGCGCCACATCTTTTGAAGAGGGGTTTTTCATTAAACCGATAATATCTTTGACATTGCTCATATTTATCACTATACTCTGAAATAGATGGTTTTCAAGTTGATATACTCGGTCTTTGGAAAAGGAGGTACCCATGAATACAAGCCC encodes the following:
- a CDS encoding RelA/SpoT family protein — its product is MSNVKDIIGLMKNPSSKDVALVTKAFAVAQKAHEGQTRLTGEPYIEHVFETAKTLAQLHMCAESIAAGLLHDTLEDGRLSAEDLKKEFGEGIFFLINGVTKLGKLKYRGLERHTESLRKLFVATAEDARVLIIRLADRLHNVRTLAGHASPEKRARIAIETLEIFVPLADRLGMGHLRGEMEDYAFPYAYPEEYKKVTELLKQKSKLNQQYLEKIHRSLSKKLAEQGHTHVKIDYRIKRMYSLFKKLQRNEMDIDKIHDVVALRVLVPTVGDCYSVLGIVHNIWRPLPGRIKDYIATPKLNGYQSLHTTIFTGDGGIAEIQIRTKEMHDEAEYGIASHLSYKETEDGTEHLQKRFEKQLPWIKQLLEWQKNVPQSGEFMEHLRTEFFKDRVFVFTPDGDVIDLPEESSPIDFAYVIHTDIGNHLSGVKINGKMVSLDTKLKTGDIIEIVTKKGAHPTTKWLKYAKTALAKKQIRSETANEGLSLKSFFPNLGKK